One window of candidate division KSB1 bacterium genomic DNA carries:
- a CDS encoding family 16 glycosylhydrolase, whose product MRIAWSVSLCAALLCPLLAAAKNYKGAEYRTKAAYTHGRFEVRMKAAQREGMLASFFTYHDGGGEWNEIDIEILGRYSNDVQFNTITPGQNNHLRHQPTPFNPHLDFHTYAFEWTPEYVAWFIDGVEMYRQTGEHVLMLTNPQKIMMNVWNPAYTNWVGRWSDDALPAFAYYDWVSYASYTPGSGNTGTNNNFTHQWKDDFDSWDQARWDKATHTFGGNNADFVPENVVFRDGLMILCLTMPDNLGYNDRNPPVVKWARLSGKNVTVMFSEEVDQATAETTSNYLIPGVTVARATLLPDQKSVLLETTGLDPTATHTLAVLNARDRAAPPNHSGPRAVSVINEAPVTLPLQINVGGAPQDDFSADQPWSEQVEYGYLDGTAKQWPGDLAIANTEADAIYQSERAGLVSYKVRVPDGNYRVTLMMAENNFTAAGMRVFDVFIEGRLVTGSLDLFQEVGAHAAYTKILDSVAVTDGILDLHFAAVKKDPLLNGLIIETLAATGVNEQEAGAKIYLAQSFPNPFNGGTTIRYHLAAVKRLRFQVFDLRGHLVYEKDLGVQPAGTRDFTWEAVDHAGRPLSSGVYFYTIHGGEKLAAGKLMLLQ is encoded by the coding sequence ATGAGAATCGCCTGGAGTGTTTCCCTGTGTGCGGCACTGCTTTGTCCGCTGCTGGCTGCCGCCAAAAACTACAAAGGCGCCGAGTACCGCACCAAGGCCGCCTACACCCACGGCCGCTTCGAGGTGCGCATGAAAGCCGCGCAGCGCGAGGGCATGCTGGCGTCGTTTTTTACTTACCATGATGGCGGTGGCGAGTGGAATGAAATCGATATCGAGATTCTCGGCCGCTACAGTAACGACGTCCAGTTCAACACCATCACCCCGGGGCAAAACAATCATCTGCGCCATCAACCCACGCCGTTCAATCCGCATCTGGATTTTCATACCTACGCCTTTGAGTGGACGCCGGAGTACGTGGCCTGGTTTATCGACGGCGTGGAAATGTACCGGCAAACCGGCGAGCACGTGCTGATGCTCACCAACCCGCAAAAAATCATGATGAACGTCTGGAACCCGGCGTACACCAACTGGGTGGGACGCTGGAGCGACGACGCGCTGCCGGCCTTTGCCTATTATGACTGGGTCAGTTATGCCTCCTACACCCCGGGCTCGGGGAATACCGGCACCAACAACAACTTCACCCATCAATGGAAGGATGATTTTGATTCCTGGGATCAGGCGCGCTGGGACAAGGCAACGCATACCTTCGGCGGCAACAATGCCGACTTTGTGCCGGAAAACGTGGTGTTTCGCGACGGCCTGATGATCCTCTGCCTCACCATGCCCGACAATCTCGGCTACAATGACCGCAATCCGCCGGTGGTCAAATGGGCGCGCCTTTCGGGAAAAAACGTCACCGTGATGTTCTCGGAAGAAGTGGATCAGGCCACGGCGGAAACCACCTCCAATTATCTCATACCCGGGGTGACGGTTGCCCGCGCCACTCTTCTGCCGGATCAGAAGAGTGTGCTGCTCGAAACGACGGGTCTCGATCCGACGGCGACTCACACGCTCGCGGTGTTGAACGCGCGCGATCGTGCCGCCCCACCCAACCACAGCGGCCCGCGTGCCGTGAGCGTGATTAATGAAGCGCCGGTGACCTTGCCGTTGCAGATCAACGTCGGAGGCGCGCCGCAGGACGATTTTTCAGCCGACCAGCCGTGGAGTGAACAAGTCGAATACGGTTATCTGGACGGCACCGCCAAACAATGGCCGGGTGATCTCGCCATCGCCAACACCGAAGCGGATGCGATTTATCAAAGCGAGCGCGCGGGGTTGGTATCTTACAAAGTCCGCGTGCCAGACGGCAATTATCGCGTGACTTTGATGATGGCGGAGAATAACTTCACCGCCGCCGGGATGAGAGTTTTTGATGTTTTCATCGAAGGCAGGCTGGTGACGGGCAGCCTCGACTTGTTTCAAGAAGTCGGCGCGCACGCCGCGTACACAAAAATTTTGGATTCCGTTGCGGTCACCGACGGCATTCTCGACCTGCATTTTGCCGCGGTGAAAAAAGATCCCCTGTTGAATGGTCTGATCATTGAAACCCTGGCCGCCACCGGCGTCAACGAGCAGGAGGCCGGAGCGAAGATTTATTTGGCGCAAAGTTTTCCCAATCCTTTCAATGGCGGCACCACGATTCGCTATCATCTCGCTGCGGTAAAAAGACTGCGATTTCAAGTGTTTGACCTGCGCGGCCATCTCGTTTACGAAAAGGATCTCGGTGTACAGCCGGCGGGAACGAGGGATTTCACCTGGGAGGCGGTTGATCATGCCGGCCGGCCGTTGAGTTCCGGCGTTTATTTTTACACAATTCATGGCGGGGAGAAACTGGCGGCGGGCAAACTCATGTTGTTGCAATAG